A stretch of the Capsicum annuum cultivar UCD-10X-F1 chromosome 10, UCD10Xv1.1, whole genome shotgun sequence genome encodes the following:
- the LOC107844770 gene encoding non-specific lipid-transfer protein 2, whose protein sequence is MAGKIACFLVLCMVVVAPHVEAFTCGQVQAGVVKCLPYLQNRGPVGQCCDVVKGLLNSAKTTQDRRTACSCLKADAIAIKGIDMRKAAALPGTCGVTSPFKISLSTDCSKVQ, encoded by the exons atggctgGCAAAATTGCATGTTTCCTGGTTCTGTGCATGGTGGTGGTTGCACCCCATGTAGAGGCATTTACCTGCGGTCAGGTTCAAGCTGGCGTGGTTAAGTGCCTCCCTTATTTGCAGAATCGTGGTCCTGTGGGTCAGTGTTGTGATGTTGTTAAAGGTCTGTTGAATTCTGCTAAGACCACACAGGACCGTAGGACTGCATGCAGTTGCCTAAAAGCAGATGCTATTGCAATCAAGGGCATTGACATGCGCAAAGCTGCTGCTCTCCCTGGTACATGTGGTGTCACAAGTCCCTTCAAGATTAGCCTCTCCACTGACTGCAGCAA GGTCCAGTGA